The following are encoded together in the Flavobacteriales bacterium genome:
- a CDS encoding SRPBCC family protein → MSLIESQAVTINNTDEEIFNFISDFTNFAELMPPQVQDVKITQDTCSFSVQGMPNIKLKISERTPFSSVKMSAEDGKLPFTLCCSLKKEGESQCIAQFHFEAELNPMMKMMVAKPLTNFLNLLAEKLKEIKS, encoded by the coding sequence ATGAGTTTAATCGAAAGTCAAGCTGTAACGATAAATAACACCGACGAAGAAATCTTTAACTTCATTAGCGATTTCACCAACTTTGCAGAGCTCATGCCTCCGCAAGTCCAAGATGTTAAAATTACTCAAGATACATGTTCGTTTAGCGTTCAAGGTATGCCTAACATAAAACTTAAAATTAGCGAAAGAACACCTTTTAGCAGTGTGAAGATGAGTGCAGAAGATGGTAAACTACCTTTTACCCTATGTTGCTCTTTAAAAAAGGAAGGGGAGTCTCAATGTATTGCACAATTTCATTTTGAAGCAGAGCTTAATCCAATGATGAAGATGATGGTAGCTAAACCGTTAACTAATTTCTTAAACTTATTAGCTGAAAAGTTGAAAGAGATTAAATCATAA
- a CDS encoding DUF3822 family protein, whose protein sequence is METGVNKPIHSLFDLKALEALSIVDDCHISIQIGLNGFSFCIHKDSEILGLESYNYPLSQIEKSIESNKWIMREYASSNITISTKKFTLIPSTLYKNEDKKSYLEFNHIRSEKLEVLADEIPQIDSYSVYGISTAEQEIITTYFSKSTVKHFSSIHIPNMLANNKNNEDKKMIVNVDYKQMHITVIDHSKLVYFNVFNHKNAHDCIYFILFVCEQINLNPEQLVLELMGDVKKDSEFYNLAYTYIRTINFSKRLVKLSPNINSLDNHEYYTLLHQHLCE, encoded by the coding sequence ATGGAAACTGGGGTGAATAAACCAATCCATTCGCTTTTTGATTTAAAAGCTTTAGAAGCTCTTTCTATAGTTGACGATTGTCACATATCCATTCAAATTGGTTTGAATGGATTTTCTTTTTGTATTCACAAAGATTCTGAAATTCTTGGTCTTGAATCATATAATTATCCTTTGTCTCAAATCGAAAAATCTATTGAAAGTAATAAGTGGATTATGCGTGAATACGCCTCGAGCAACATTACAATAAGCACTAAAAAATTCACCTTAATCCCCTCAACACTATATAAAAATGAGGACAAAAAAAGCTATTTAGAATTTAATCATATTCGATCAGAAAAACTAGAAGTATTAGCTGACGAAATACCACAAATTGATAGCTATTCTGTATACGGCATTTCTACAGCCGAACAAGAAATAATCACCACTTATTTTTCGAAATCAACGGTAAAACATTTCAGCTCCATCCATATACCAAATATGTTGGCAAACAACAAAAATAATGAGGATAAGAAAATGATTGTAAATGTCGACTATAAACAGATGCACATAACTGTTATAGACCATTCTAAACTCGTTTACTTCAATGTTTTTAATCATAAAAATGCACATGACTGTATATACTTTATATTATTTGTTTGTGAGCAAATAAATTTAAATCCAGAACAGTTAGTTTTAGAGTTAATGGGTGATGTCAAAAAAGACTCTGAGTTTTATAATTTGGCTTACACCTATATTCGGACCATAAACTTTTCAAAACGATTAGTTAAGCTAAGTCCAAATATTAACTCTTTAGATAATCATGAATATTACACCCTTTTACACCAACATTTGTGCGAATAA
- the pyrE gene encoding orotate phosphoribosyltransferase codes for MILDVETAKQVAKSLLQIKAIILNPDEPFVWASGWNSPIYCDNRITLSHSEVRTFIRQHLVEGILTRYGKPDVIAGVATGAIAHGVLVAQELGVPFVYVRASAKEHGRKNLIEGKVESGQSVVVIEDLISSGKSSLAAVQALRDGGFKVNGMGAIFSYGFEHAKTSFENSNCELFTLGDYNTLIDQALDTKYITNSDVEMLKEWREDPSTWNK; via the coding sequence ATGATTTTAGACGTTGAAACTGCTAAGCAAGTTGCAAAATCATTATTGCAAATCAAAGCTATAATTCTCAATCCTGACGAGCCATTTGTTTGGGCTTCAGGCTGGAATTCTCCAATCTACTGTGACAATAGAATTACCCTCTCTCATTCTGAGGTAAGAACGTTCATACGTCAGCATTTAGTAGAAGGTATTTTGACCAGATACGGCAAGCCTGATGTTATTGCTGGAGTGGCAACTGGCGCAATTGCTCATGGTGTACTTGTAGCTCAAGAATTAGGTGTGCCATTTGTGTACGTTAGAGCTTCAGCTAAAGAACATGGGCGCAAGAACCTTATCGAGGGAAAAGTTGAAAGCGGACAATCTGTGGTTGTTATTGAAGATTTAATTAGCAGTGGCAAAAGTAGTCTAGCAGCAGTACAAGCACTAAGAGACGGTGGATTTAAAGTAAATGGCATGGGAGCAATCTTCAGTTATGGCTTTGAACATGCTAAAACAAGTTTTGAAAACTCCAATTGCGAACTATTCACACTAGGTGACTATAACACTCTAATCGACCAAGCTTTAGACACTAAATATATCACAAATAGTGATGTTGAAATGCTTAAAGAGTGGCGAGAAGACCCCTCAACATGGAATAAATGA
- a CDS encoding AAA family ATPase, with the protein MNKAKLVQLLNKKFPFEPTSQQSEVINQLSEFVENSSANSLFLLKGYAGTGKTTLVSSLINSLWSVGKKVVLLAPTGRAAKVLSVYSQKSAFTIHKKIYWMRTNSQGNTYVTLQENKHTNTIFVVDEASMIPDSSDKGFGGRILLDDLIEYVYSGVMCKLILIGDTAQLPPVHLEISPALDENLLGVTYRKDVYSAELTQVVRQQSSSLVLENATQLRDKIKDNNFSTPSIKCNNEVIRLDVGMDIQDALEDAYSQSGVEGTVVICRSNKRANLYNQQIRARIRGQEDELSTGDFLMVVRNNYFWLPEGSKAGFIANGDMVEVMRIYEINELYDCRFARISVRLVDYPDEENLECIVLLDVLTSESPAMTYEQYKKFYDEVAKDYTDIPKRAQRNKEIKLNPYFNALQVKFAYAITCHKSQGGQWENVFVEQGYFTSDMLSKEYFRWLYTALTRTTKKLHLINFKKEFFN; encoded by the coding sequence ATGAATAAGGCAAAATTAGTTCAACTCTTAAATAAAAAATTTCCTTTTGAGCCCACTTCTCAGCAATCGGAAGTGATCAATCAATTGTCTGAATTTGTTGAAAATTCATCAGCTAATAGTCTTTTTCTTCTCAAGGGCTATGCAGGTACAGGTAAGACTACACTGGTTAGCTCACTCATCAATAGTTTATGGTCGGTTGGTAAAAAAGTGGTTTTGTTAGCGCCAACAGGCCGAGCAGCTAAGGTGCTTTCTGTTTATTCCCAAAAAAGCGCATTTACCATTCACAAAAAAATATATTGGATGCGTACGAATTCCCAAGGAAATACCTATGTGACTTTACAAGAAAATAAGCATACCAACACTATTTTTGTTGTTGACGAGGCATCTATGATTCCTGATTCTTCTGATAAGGGTTTTGGAGGAAGAATATTGCTAGATGATTTGATTGAGTATGTATATTCGGGTGTCATGTGTAAGCTCATTCTTATAGGTGATACTGCCCAGCTGCCACCTGTACATTTAGAAATTAGTCCAGCTCTGGATGAAAATTTATTGGGTGTAACTTACAGAAAAGATGTTTATTCTGCTGAACTAACTCAAGTGGTTAGGCAACAATCTTCGTCATTAGTTTTAGAAAATGCTACTCAGTTGAGGGATAAAATCAAGGATAATAATTTTAGCACGCCCAGTATCAAATGTAACAACGAGGTAATAAGGTTAGATGTTGGTATGGATATTCAAGACGCCTTGGAAGATGCTTATTCACAAAGTGGTGTAGAGGGTACAGTTGTCATATGTCGTTCCAATAAAAGAGCCAATTTATACAATCAGCAGATTAGAGCTCGAATAAGAGGGCAGGAGGATGAGCTATCAACGGGTGACTTTCTAATGGTTGTCAGAAATAACTACTTCTGGTTGCCTGAAGGGAGCAAAGCGGGGTTTATTGCTAACGGTGATATGGTTGAGGTGATGCGTATTTACGAAATTAACGAACTTTATGACTGCAGGTTTGCAAGAATTTCTGTTCGCTTGGTGGATTATCCTGATGAAGAAAACCTAGAGTGTATTGTACTTTTAGATGTTCTTACTTCAGAATCTCCTGCAATGACCTATGAGCAATACAAGAAGTTTTATGACGAGGTGGCAAAAGATTATACAGATATTCCAAAACGAGCTCAACGTAACAAAGAAATTAAGTTAAACCCTTACTTTAATGCTTTACAAGTTAAATTCGCTTATGCTATAACTTGTCATAAATCACAGGGGGGGCAATGGGAAAATGTATTTGTTGAACAGGGTTATTTTACCTCCGATATGTTAAGTAAAGAATATTTCAGATGGTTATATACTGCGCTTACTAGAACTACAAAAAAGTTACATTTGATTAACTTTAAAAAAGAATTTTTCAATTAG
- a CDS encoding biotin--[acetyl-CoA-carboxylase] ligase, which yields MDCLFVGQNIIELTSVDSTNSYLTKLSLDNFLPEGTVVITNQQLEGRGQRGNSWFSESNKSLIVSVLLLPKIDLKRQFLFNKFIALSVCQAINHYGLSAKIKWPNDIFVRDKKLSGILVENTVRSNIIDKSIVGIGVNVNNNLKAIPNATSLELYLKNPPSINELLVVLCEKIEKNYFLFKQDSALINQLYHENLYMKEQLQMFVKGEESFSGVIKFVNESGQLVVDVDGQQEFYNMGDIKFMI from the coding sequence ATGGATTGCTTGTTTGTAGGACAAAACATTATTGAACTCACATCTGTTGATTCGACGAACTCTTACCTTACAAAATTATCATTGGATAATTTTTTGCCTGAGGGTACTGTCGTTATAACAAATCAACAGCTTGAAGGAAGGGGGCAGAGAGGTAATAGTTGGTTTTCTGAGTCAAATAAATCATTGATTGTCAGTGTATTACTTCTTCCAAAGATTGATTTAAAGAGACAGTTTCTGTTCAATAAATTCATAGCGTTATCTGTTTGTCAAGCTATAAATCATTATGGACTTTCCGCTAAAATTAAGTGGCCTAACGATATCTTTGTCCGTGATAAAAAACTTTCAGGAATCCTTGTCGAAAATACTGTTCGGTCTAATATAATTGATAAAAGTATTGTGGGAATTGGCGTTAATGTCAATAACAACCTTAAAGCTATTCCCAACGCTACTTCTTTAGAGTTGTACTTGAAAAACCCTCCTTCTATTAATGAGCTACTCGTTGTGTTATGTGAGAAAATCGAAAAAAATTATTTTCTATTCAAACAAGATTCTGCATTAATCAATCAATTGTATCATGAAAACCTTTATATGAAAGAGCAATTGCAAATGTTTGTCAAAGGTGAAGAATCATTTAGTGGAGTCATTAAATTTGTAAATGAATCTGGTCAGTTGGTTGTTGACGTAGATGGTCAACAGGAATTCTATAATATGGGAGATATAAAGTTTATGATTTAA
- a CDS encoding NUDIX domain-containing protein, which translates to MYEVFINHHSLIISNSTARENYRHYDFNTAFVWASFLNNLSDDKPLKLWVYSDDLDLAWASFKSEFTLIKAAGGLVQNEGNYLFIYRNGKWDLPKGKLEPNEDIAGCAVREVEEECGVDNVSIESKLLQTYHTYSMQGEMILKETHWYLMKSTYSKDFCPQTEEGIEKVEWKGVNDIPQLMKNSFSNIQRVLDSAKIRG; encoded by the coding sequence ATGTATGAAGTTTTTATAAATCATCATTCCTTAATTATATCAAATTCTACCGCTCGAGAGAACTACAGACATTATGATTTTAATACCGCTTTTGTTTGGGCTAGTTTTCTAAATAATTTATCAGATGACAAGCCCCTAAAATTATGGGTTTATTCTGATGATTTGGATTTAGCTTGGGCTAGTTTTAAATCAGAGTTTACTCTTATAAAAGCTGCTGGAGGTTTAGTGCAAAATGAGGGCAATTATCTTTTTATATATAGAAATGGTAAGTGGGATTTGCCAAAAGGTAAGTTAGAACCCAATGAAGATATTGCTGGGTGTGCTGTAAGAGAAGTGGAGGAAGAATGTGGTGTGGATAATGTTTCAATAGAGTCTAAACTTTTACAGACTTATCATACGTATTCTATGCAGGGTGAAATGATTTTAAAAGAAACACATTGGTATTTGATGAAATCGACTTATTCAAAAGATTTTTGTCCACAGACAGAGGAGGGTATAGAAAAAGTAGAATGGAAAGGTGTAAATGATATCCCTCAATTAATGAAAAACTCATTTTCTAATATTCAAAGAGTTCTTGATTCAGCAAAAATTAGAGGTTGA
- a CDS encoding lysophospholipid acyltransferase family protein — protein sequence MKKLVSRLILNLIGWKVVGDIPSEKKYVIIVSPHTSNWDFIIGRCFGYMLKIEAKFLGKSQLFRFPYGWIFRWLGGISVDRTKHNNLVAYAIDLFKSSDELVLGLAPEGSRSKVDKWKLGFYHIAVGANIPIALGFLDFKTKEAGVQTMFYPTGDMSNDLQQIENFYKKVTPKYPEKYNPKIF from the coding sequence ATGAAGAAGTTAGTTTCAAGATTGATTCTTAATCTTATAGGTTGGAAGGTAGTGGGTGATATCCCTTCCGAAAAAAAATACGTCATTATTGTATCTCCACATACTAGCAATTGGGATTTTATAATTGGCAGATGTTTTGGTTATATGCTTAAAATAGAGGCCAAATTTCTAGGAAAAAGTCAATTGTTTCGTTTTCCTTATGGATGGATTTTTCGTTGGCTTGGTGGTATTTCTGTCGATAGAACAAAACATAATAATTTGGTTGCCTATGCCATCGACTTGTTCAAATCTTCAGATGAATTAGTATTGGGTCTTGCACCTGAGGGTAGTCGCTCCAAAGTAGATAAATGGAAACTCGGTTTCTACCATATTGCTGTTGGAGCTAATATACCCATCGCATTAGGTTTTCTTGATTTCAAAACTAAAGAAGCAGGTGTGCAAACAATGTTTTATCCCACAGGAGATATGTCTAATGATCTTCAGCAAATAGAAAACTTTTACAAAAAAGTTACTCCTAAATATCCGGAAAAGTACAATCCCAAAATTTTCTAA
- the rsfS gene encoding ribosome silencing factor: MSIKKELKTSDILANVIIEGMREIKAKEIVSLDLRGLESSVCDFFIVCHGTSNTHASAIADSVIEETLKTVKEKPWHKEGLTNGDWILLDYGNVVAHIFQKEIREYYNIEKLWGDAKIQLIKETA; the protein is encoded by the coding sequence ATGAGTATCAAAAAAGAGCTAAAAACATCTGACATCCTTGCTAATGTAATCATTGAAGGAATGCGAGAAATCAAAGCTAAAGAAATTGTGAGTCTTGACTTAAGAGGTTTAGAATCATCGGTATGTGATTTTTTCATTGTCTGTCATGGAACTTCAAATACACACGCCTCTGCAATAGCAGATTCTGTAATTGAAGAAACATTAAAGACAGTAAAAGAAAAACCCTGGCACAAAGAAGGACTTACAAATGGTGACTGGATACTTCTGGACTATGGAAATGTTGTAGCACATATTTTCCAAAAAGAAATAAGAGAGTATTATAATATTGAAAAATTGTGGGGTGACGCTAAGATTCAACTCATTAAAGAAACTGCATAA
- the coaD gene encoding pantetheine-phosphate adenylyltransferase, which translates to MSKKIAVFPGSFSPFTKGHQSIVLRALPLFDEIIISVGINSTKNEYFSIQERVQWIEAVFAKEKNVRVMKYEGLTIDHCMTEKSNYILRGLRDSHDFKYEKGIAQMNHSMKKNIETIFIITEPEYSHISSTLVRDVIKNGGDVSQFVPKEINL; encoded by the coding sequence ATGAGTAAAAAAATAGCTGTTTTTCCTGGTTCTTTTTCACCTTTCACCAAAGGTCATCAATCTATTGTTTTGAGAGCTCTGCCTTTATTTGATGAGATCATAATAAGTGTAGGCATTAATTCTACTAAAAATGAATACTTCTCTATCCAAGAAAGAGTTCAATGGATAGAAGCTGTATTTGCAAAAGAAAAAAACGTAAGGGTTATGAAGTATGAAGGTCTTACCATTGACCATTGCATGACTGAGAAATCTAATTATATCCTAAGGGGGTTAAGGGATTCTCATGACTTTAAATATGAGAAAGGAATTGCTCAAATGAATCATTCTATGAAAAAAAACATAGAAACCATATTTATTATAACAGAACCCGAATATTCTCATATCAGCTCAACATTAGTAAGAGATGTCATTAAAAATGGCGGTGATGTTAGCCAATTTGTTCCAAAAGAAATCAACCTCTAA
- the rsmD gene encoding 16S rRNA (guanine(966)-N(2))-methyltransferase RsmD, producing MRIIGGKYKGKSIIGPKNLPVRPTTDFAKESLFNILNNLVDFENVKLLELFAGTGNIGYEFASRGCPSITSVDLNFHCIQFIKKINKELSLNNKVIRSDAFRFIKSNKEKYNFIFADPPYDLNKIKDIPNHIFSRELLEDDGILVIEHDKHTDFSDNENFKNVRQYGRVMFSFFNFNA from the coding sequence GTGCGAATAATAGGAGGAAAATATAAAGGTAAATCCATTATTGGTCCAAAAAATTTGCCGGTTAGACCAACAACCGATTTTGCAAAAGAGAGTCTATTCAATATACTCAACAATTTGGTAGACTTTGAAAACGTTAAATTGTTAGAACTGTTTGCAGGCACAGGAAATATTGGATATGAATTTGCATCAAGAGGCTGTCCTTCTATCACTTCAGTCGACCTTAATTTTCATTGTATTCAGTTCATTAAAAAGATAAATAAGGAGTTAAGTCTAAATAATAAAGTTATTCGATCTGATGCTTTTAGATTTATTAAATCTAACAAAGAAAAATACAATTTCATATTTGCTGACCCACCATATGATTTAAACAAAATAAAAGATATTCCTAATCATATTTTCTCTCGAGAACTATTAGAAGACGATGGGATATTAGTTATCGAACATGACAAACACACTGATTTTAGCGATAATGAAAATTTTAAAAATGTTCGCCAATATGGTCGAGTAATGTTTAGTTTTTTTAACTTTAACGCATGA